In a genomic window of Occallatibacter riparius:
- a CDS encoding FecR family protein, whose protein sequence is MKLKSISIPLLGFALAGLPAFAFNVESRPAQPARPGTVNYVEGSASIDGQTIAPNQIGSVNLEAGQELTTGTGKAEILLTPGVFLRVADNSSVKLVSADLLNTQVEIEKGRAGIEVDQLYKQNNLQVVDNGVTTRLAKTGYYEFDAASPQVMVFNGKADVELAGGKTKSVKGNHQAALQSDLATLKTTGIEENRDKDDLYNWSRLRSQYLAEANNEMAPYYAEGYAPGWYWNPYGYGYTFIGAGPFFSPFGWGFYPLGWGWGGGWGGGWYGGGWGYYGHPYHGHRFVVGSGPHGGTVHSFAAPRPSAGFHGGMPGGFHGGTPGAGFHGGMGGGGFHGSAHR, encoded by the coding sequence ATGAAACTTAAATCTATATCGATTCCGCTACTTGGTTTCGCGCTGGCCGGGCTGCCGGCCTTTGCCTTCAATGTCGAATCCAGACCCGCCCAGCCGGCGCGGCCGGGCACGGTGAACTACGTTGAAGGCTCGGCTTCCATCGACGGGCAAACCATCGCGCCCAACCAGATCGGCTCCGTCAATCTTGAAGCCGGCCAGGAACTCACCACCGGCACGGGCAAAGCGGAAATCCTGCTCACGCCCGGAGTCTTCCTGCGCGTCGCGGACAACAGCTCTGTGAAGCTCGTCTCCGCTGACCTTTTGAATACCCAGGTAGAGATCGAGAAGGGCCGGGCCGGCATCGAAGTCGACCAACTCTACAAGCAGAACAATCTACAGGTGGTCGACAACGGCGTCACCACCCGGCTCGCCAAAACCGGCTATTACGAATTCGACGCCGCTTCGCCCCAAGTCATGGTCTTCAACGGCAAGGCGGACGTGGAACTCGCTGGCGGCAAGACCAAAAGCGTCAAAGGAAACCATCAAGCTGCACTGCAGTCCGACCTCGCCACTCTCAAGACCACCGGGATCGAGGAGAACCGCGACAAGGACGACCTCTACAACTGGAGTCGCCTGCGTTCGCAGTATCTCGCAGAGGCCAATAATGAGATGGCCCCCTACTACGCCGAAGGCTACGCCCCCGGCTGGTACTGGAATCCGTATGGCTACGGCTACACCTTCATCGGCGCCGGCCCGTTCTTCAGCCCGTTCGGCTGGGGCTTCTATCCCCTCGGCTGGGGCTGGGGCGGAGGCTGGGGAGGTGGATGGTATGGCGGCGGGTGGGGCTACTATGGCCACCCCTACCACGGCCACCGCTTCGTGGTAGGCAGCGGACCGCACGGAGGTACCGTCCATAGCTTCGCCGCACCCCGGCCTTCTGCCGGCTTCCATGGCGGCATGCCAGGAGGCTTCCACGGCGGTACGCCAGGCGCCGGATTTCACGGCGGAATGGGCGGCGGTGGATTCCACGGCAGCGCCCACCGGTAA
- a CDS encoding alpha/beta fold hydrolase — protein sequence MATFVLIHGAWHGGWCWRKVVPLLESRGHTVVAPDLPSHGDDPASPVTVTLASYAERICEVVAAQKEPVILLAHSMAGVVITQAAEICAERVRALVYLTAFLPRNGESLMTWSEQDPGSLLNGNIVRAMDGAVNFRPEAAHAAFYANCTAEDEAFAVSRLMPQGVGPFADTVTTTPERWGGIPRYYIECVRDRAINLPLQQAMHSASPCRKVFSIDTDHSPFFSAPEELVRILLEIEEDSELGS from the coding sequence GTGGCGACGTTCGTGTTGATCCATGGGGCGTGGCACGGGGGATGGTGCTGGCGCAAGGTGGTTCCGCTGCTGGAGAGCCGGGGGCATACGGTGGTGGCGCCCGATCTGCCGAGTCATGGAGATGATCCTGCTTCACCGGTGACGGTGACGCTGGCGAGCTATGCTGAGCGGATCTGCGAAGTCGTCGCTGCGCAGAAGGAACCGGTGATTCTGTTGGCGCACAGCATGGCCGGGGTCGTGATTACGCAGGCGGCGGAGATTTGCGCGGAGCGCGTAAGGGCACTGGTGTATCTGACCGCGTTTCTACCGCGCAATGGCGAGTCGCTGATGACGTGGTCCGAGCAGGATCCGGGGAGCCTGCTGAACGGGAACATTGTGCGAGCGATGGACGGGGCGGTGAATTTTCGCCCGGAGGCCGCTCATGCGGCGTTCTATGCGAACTGCACAGCGGAGGATGAGGCTTTCGCTGTCTCGCGCCTGATGCCGCAAGGAGTGGGTCCTTTCGCGGACACGGTCACGACTACGCCGGAGCGATGGGGAGGCATCCCGCGGTACTACATTGAATGCGTCCGGGACAGGGCGATCAATTTGCCGCTTCAGCAGGCAATGCACAGCGCCTCGCCATGCCGGAAGGTCTTCTCGATCGACACGGATCATTCGCCGTTTTTCTCCGCGCCGGAAGAGCTGGTGCGGATTCTGCTGGAGATTGAAGAGGACTCGGAGCTCGGAAGCTAG
- a CDS encoding alpha/beta hydrolase — protein sequence MQFESVSESRLSFVVCFIAAFVGCAPLLQAQTEPAAPHTFFRVKAAETLTAPVSGRLLLFLKPGSGDKEVSIDEFHPTATYVAAQEIHDLEPGEEVEVNADQLAFPKAFSELNGGLYEVQAVLDTDHNYNYAGRAPEDWISNVMALAGWKPGSTAEPELVLDHHPEEDAQRKAAYEKLKGTATADVARLEEFESPALTRFWGRPTKVRAWVILPPDYVKSGGKYPTVYWTHGFGGEIDSALVSGLRIYERMKAGKMPPMIWVMLDESCPQGTHEFADSVNDGPWGTALTAEFIPWLEKKYRMDARRDGRFVQGHSSGGWASLQLEVNYPKVFGGTWSTSPDPSDFHDFTGIDLYADHANVYHRPDGSAYPIMRDKGQVLATAEQFTRLEQVLGPYGGQMTSFDWVFSPKSVSGAPEAMFDRVTGDVDPKVVAYWQEHWDLAHVVSTHWADRGADLKGRIHVYVGTADTFYLDGAAHKFDAVLKGLGADAHFTYIPDRTHFDLYGVGDDRQGLFDEIGQQMWDVARPGKSWKNRQ from the coding sequence ATGCAGTTTGAGAGCGTGAGTGAATCTCGCTTGTCGTTTGTCGTTTGCTTTATCGCGGCTTTTGTGGGATGTGCACCGTTGCTGCAGGCGCAGACTGAGCCTGCCGCGCCGCATACGTTCTTCCGAGTAAAGGCGGCGGAGACGCTGACCGCTCCAGTGAGCGGCCGCCTGCTGCTGTTCCTCAAGCCCGGCTCCGGCGACAAGGAAGTCAGCATCGATGAGTTTCATCCCACCGCGACCTATGTAGCGGCTCAGGAGATTCATGACCTGGAGCCGGGCGAGGAGGTGGAGGTGAATGCCGACCAGCTTGCGTTTCCGAAGGCGTTCTCTGAACTGAACGGAGGGCTCTATGAGGTGCAGGCAGTGCTCGACACAGATCACAACTACAACTATGCGGGGCGCGCGCCGGAGGACTGGATCAGCAATGTGATGGCTCTGGCAGGGTGGAAGCCGGGCAGCACAGCGGAGCCGGAGCTGGTGTTGGACCATCATCCCGAGGAGGATGCGCAGCGGAAGGCGGCCTACGAGAAGCTGAAGGGGACGGCGACTGCAGATGTGGCGCGGCTGGAGGAGTTCGAGAGCCCGGCGCTGACGCGGTTCTGGGGGCGGCCGACGAAGGTAAGGGCCTGGGTGATTCTGCCTCCCGATTATGTGAAGAGCGGCGGGAAATATCCGACTGTGTATTGGACGCATGGGTTCGGCGGGGAGATTGACAGCGCGCTGGTGAGCGGGTTGCGGATCTACGAGCGAATGAAGGCAGGGAAGATGCCGCCCATGATCTGGGTGATGCTGGACGAGAGTTGTCCGCAGGGAACGCACGAGTTTGCCGATAGCGTGAATGATGGGCCGTGGGGCACAGCGCTGACGGCGGAGTTTATTCCGTGGCTTGAGAAGAAGTACCGCATGGATGCGCGGCGCGATGGGCGATTTGTGCAGGGGCACTCGAGCGGCGGATGGGCGTCGCTGCAACTGGAGGTTAACTATCCGAAGGTGTTTGGCGGGACGTGGTCGACATCGCCGGACCCGAGTGACTTCCACGATTTCACGGGAATTGATCTCTATGCAGATCACGCGAACGTGTATCACAGGCCGGATGGCAGCGCGTATCCGATCATGCGCGACAAGGGGCAGGTGCTGGCGACGGCGGAGCAGTTTACGCGGCTGGAGCAGGTGCTGGGGCCTTACGGCGGGCAAATGACGTCGTTCGACTGGGTGTTCTCGCCGAAGAGCGTGAGCGGCGCTCCGGAGGCGATGTTCGACCGCGTGACAGGCGATGTGGATCCGAAAGTGGTTGCGTACTGGCAGGAGCATTGGGATCTAGCCCATGTGGTCTCGACGCATTGGGCGGATCGCGGTGCGGACTTGAAGGGGCGGATTCACGTGTATGTGGGCACGGCTGACACGTTCTATCTGGATGGCGCGGCGCACAAGTTCGACGCGGTGCTCAAGGGGCTGGGGGCGGATGCGCACTTCACGTATATTCCCGACCGAACGCATTTCGATTTGTATGGAGTGGGCGATGACCGGCAGGGTCTGTTCGATGAGATCGGGCAGCAGATGTGGGATGTGGCGCGGCCGGGGAAAAGCTGGAAGAACAGGCAGTAG
- a CDS encoding pyridoxal-phosphate-dependent aminotransferase family protein, with translation MIRKTRLFTPGPTPLLPAAQFAMAAADMHHRTPEFRALFQRVLAQLKVFVGTQNDVLLLSSSGTGAMEAAVANLTSPGEKVLVLTAGKFGERWRDLAKAYGCEPVVLSAPYGQTFDLADVKKALTPEIKAVLMQASETSTAVNHDVQGVAKLIKEVAPEALLVVDGITGLGTTHFDVDGWGIDVLIGGSQKAVMIPPGLAYLSVSEKAWAAMEKSKNPRYYFDLRKERKNQVKGETAYTPAVALVAGLGAALDYIAGQANGNLEQGRIALVNNAIVNAAATRAGLTALGFTLFAPTSPSAAATAVAVPEGMDSSDVVKALKTRFASVIANGQGEMKGKIFRVAHLGFFDYLDTIAFLGAMEHIAKDTLKLPVEWGQAVAAAQKVYAEAASK, from the coding sequence ATGATCCGCAAAACGCGCCTTTTTACTCCCGGACCCACCCCCCTGCTTCCCGCCGCTCAGTTCGCGATGGCTGCCGCCGACATGCACCACCGCACCCCTGAGTTCCGCGCCCTCTTCCAGAGAGTCCTCGCGCAGCTCAAGGTCTTTGTCGGCACCCAGAACGATGTCCTGTTGCTCTCCTCCTCCGGGACAGGCGCGATGGAAGCCGCCGTCGCCAACCTCACGTCGCCAGGCGAAAAGGTCCTGGTACTTACCGCCGGAAAATTCGGCGAACGCTGGCGCGATCTCGCCAAGGCATACGGATGCGAGCCTGTCGTCCTCAGCGCCCCCTACGGCCAGACCTTCGACCTTGCCGACGTGAAGAAGGCGCTCACGCCCGAGATCAAGGCCGTGCTTATGCAGGCCAGCGAGACCTCCACCGCCGTGAACCACGACGTTCAGGGCGTGGCCAAGCTCATCAAGGAAGTCGCACCCGAGGCGCTGCTCGTTGTGGACGGTATTACCGGGCTGGGTACCACGCATTTCGACGTGGACGGCTGGGGCATCGACGTGCTCATCGGCGGATCGCAGAAGGCGGTCATGATTCCGCCGGGCCTCGCCTACCTTTCGGTGAGCGAGAAGGCCTGGGCTGCTATGGAGAAGTCGAAGAACCCGCGCTATTATTTCGATCTCCGCAAGGAACGCAAGAACCAGGTGAAGGGCGAGACGGCTTACACGCCAGCGGTTGCGCTGGTGGCCGGGCTCGGCGCTGCGCTCGACTACATCGCTGGACAGGCCAACGGCAACCTCGAACAGGGCCGCATCGCGCTCGTGAACAACGCAATCGTGAACGCCGCGGCCACTCGGGCTGGTCTCACCGCACTCGGCTTCACGCTGTTCGCGCCCACGTCTCCCTCTGCTGCGGCCACAGCTGTTGCCGTTCCTGAAGGCATGGACTCTAGCGACGTCGTCAAAGCTCTCAAGACGCGCTTCGCTTCGGTCATCGCCAACGGCCAGGGGGAGATGAAGGGCAAGATCTTCCGCGTCGCGCACCTGGGCTTCTTCGATTATCTCGACACCATCGCGTTCCTCGGTGCCATGGAGCACATCGCCAAGGACACGTTGAAGCTGCCAGTCGAATGGGGACAAGCGGTAGCCGCGGCGCAGAAGGTTTACGCGGAAGCAGCTTCCAAGTAG
- a CDS encoding GatB/YqeY domain-containing protein codes for MTEAAGLEVVVTQHMVAAMKAKDADRTGTLRLIKTALKNKLIEKRSALTPAEEQQTLATMVKQRRDSIEMFTKGNRPELAAKEAAEITVIEEYMPKSLDEAGLRALVDQAIAEQTAEAGQKPTPKEMGLVMKRVQVKIQATGARAEGRVVSEIIKAALA; via the coding sequence ATGACGGAAGCAGCAGGACTGGAAGTAGTGGTTACGCAGCACATGGTTGCGGCGATGAAGGCCAAGGACGCCGATCGCACCGGGACGCTGCGGCTGATCAAGACAGCGCTGAAGAACAAGCTGATCGAAAAGCGCAGCGCGCTGACGCCGGCGGAGGAACAGCAGACGCTGGCCACGATGGTCAAGCAGCGGCGCGACTCGATTGAGATGTTCACGAAGGGGAACCGTCCCGAGCTGGCTGCCAAGGAAGCGGCGGAGATCACGGTCATTGAAGAGTACATGCCCAAGTCGCTGGACGAGGCGGGGCTGCGCGCGCTGGTGGATCAGGCCATTGCCGAGCAGACTGCGGAGGCAGGGCAGAAGCCGACTCCGAAGGAGATGGGGCTGGTGATGAAACGCGTGCAGGTGAAGATCCAGGCAACCGGGGCGCGTGCCGAAGGGCGCGTGGTGAGCGAGATCATCAAGGCTGCGCTAGCCTAG
- a CDS encoding Gfo/Idh/MocA family protein produces MAAVTLAPAQEYDRDKRRRVGLIGCGWYGKSDLFRLVQISPVEIVSLCDVDSQMLSNAADMSAARQRSRKRPRTYSDYRKMLAEKDLDLVLIATPDHWHALNMIEAAKSGMDIYVQKPISHDVLEGKAMLAAARQHNRVVQVGLQRRSTPHLVEAKERFIDEDKLGKIALVEIYCYYHMRTTANPPDTAPPPNLDYDAWTGPAPMRPYNSLVHPRGWRAFMEYGNGIVGDMCVHMLDMTRWMLNLGWPTKIDSTGGIFVDTKSKANISDTQTATFDFQDLRVVWQHRSWGEAADPKYPWGATFYGDKGTLKVSVMGYDFIPFGGGQPVHKDVTYELEQYPEDKTEKELEKHVAPAIRHHMQNFLASIDSRSHPVSDIEQGYISTASCILANNSMKLGRSLAWDPVKQLVIGDSEANALLRQEYRAPYAHPEA; encoded by the coding sequence TTGGCTGCGGTCACCCTCGCGCCTGCACAAGAGTACGATCGCGACAAACGCCGACGGGTCGGTTTGATCGGCTGTGGATGGTACGGAAAATCCGATCTGTTCCGCTTGGTGCAGATATCGCCGGTCGAGATCGTCTCTTTATGCGACGTCGATTCGCAGATGCTCTCGAACGCTGCCGACATGTCCGCGGCACGGCAGCGATCCAGGAAGAGGCCTCGCACCTACTCGGACTATCGAAAGATGCTTGCCGAGAAAGATCTAGACCTGGTGCTGATTGCAACGCCCGACCACTGGCATGCGCTGAACATGATTGAAGCCGCAAAGTCCGGCATGGACATCTATGTTCAGAAACCGATTAGCCACGATGTTCTCGAAGGCAAGGCCATGCTGGCCGCTGCCCGCCAACACAATCGCGTCGTCCAAGTTGGTTTGCAACGCCGTAGCACGCCTCACCTGGTCGAGGCAAAAGAGCGCTTCATTGACGAGGATAAGCTCGGAAAGATTGCGCTTGTCGAGATCTACTGCTACTACCACATGCGCACGACGGCAAATCCGCCGGATACCGCGCCGCCGCCGAATCTGGATTACGATGCCTGGACTGGTCCTGCTCCAATGCGCCCTTATAACAGCCTGGTTCATCCCCGCGGCTGGCGCGCATTTATGGAGTATGGGAACGGCATTGTGGGTGACATGTGTGTCCACATGCTTGACATGACGCGGTGGATGCTCAACTTGGGCTGGCCGACGAAGATCGATTCCACCGGTGGCATCTTTGTCGATACGAAGAGCAAGGCCAACATTTCCGATACCCAGACAGCCACCTTCGATTTCCAGGATCTTCGAGTCGTGTGGCAGCACCGCAGTTGGGGCGAGGCCGCAGATCCGAAGTATCCATGGGGCGCTACATTCTACGGTGACAAAGGAACGCTAAAGGTAAGCGTGATGGGATATGACTTTATTCCCTTCGGCGGTGGACAGCCTGTTCATAAAGACGTCACCTACGAATTGGAACAATACCCAGAAGATAAGACTGAAAAGGAACTCGAGAAACACGTCGCGCCCGCCATCCGGCACCATATGCAAAACTTTCTTGCCTCGATCGACTCGCGTAGCCATCCTGTCTCAGACATCGAGCAGGGCTACATTTCAACCGCGTCATGCATCTTGGCGAACAATTCGATGAAACTGGGTCGAAGCCTGGCGTGGGATCCTGTGAAGCAGCTCGTGATCGGAGATTCCGAGGCAAATGCACTGTTGCGCCAGGAATATCGAGCGCCTTATGCCCATCCTGAAGCTTAG
- a CDS encoding PP2C family protein-serine/threonine phosphatase: protein MGTIRRVLLPCLFLLVSALPSAQTPEPLQIILGQAAVPLYGPWKFTVGDSPVDPKTGNPLWAEPAFDDSQWETVDLKPKAGSFDPMAGLSGYVPGWTAKGHKGYWGYAWYRIRVQVNAHPGERLALSGPEGVDDVYQVFANGTLLGSFGSFPGGGRDPIVYNAQPRIFALPAANDADAGTRVLAFRVWMMPVTLREDPDAGGMHSPPLLGDYNAVGARYQLAWLELVRSYGSLPILAALYLLLAVMASSLVLFDPRDVTYRWLAAVFLVMAMADAEQCLTSWTQLVSGTLGLVAHHVIFDPLILGGWAIVWWTWFRLRQPAWMPRAIAALTLLYALSEALGRDLFFTAIPASVGGAFHSATVYIRLLFLMLLVFLAVRGIQQQKSDGWLALPALLLVGIARFQLELAILHVRTHWFPFGMQVSLGMIAHLLLIAVIFILLIRRVLLSVRRQRQLALDVKQAQEVQQVILPEHRIVLHGFEIESEYRPALEVGGDFFQIIPHASDDSLLIVAGDVAGKGLKAGMLVALLVGAIRSTAELDPEPAAILAALNRRLLGRGDARATCLALRIRRDGAVVLANAGHLPPYLNGVPVEIEGSLPLGLVENLESSMLKFQLSPSDRLLLVSDGVPEATDLQGKLFGFDRVLELVRTQPTAEKIADAAQTFGQEDDISVISVTRVTVAERTEQPTLAGIHTEQ from the coding sequence ATGGGAACGATTCGCCGTGTCCTTCTTCCCTGTCTGTTTCTACTGGTGTCCGCGCTCCCCAGCGCGCAAACTCCTGAGCCACTCCAAATCATTCTCGGCCAGGCGGCTGTGCCGCTCTACGGCCCGTGGAAGTTCACCGTCGGCGACTCACCCGTTGATCCCAAAACCGGCAATCCGCTGTGGGCCGAGCCCGCCTTCGACGACTCTCAATGGGAAACGGTCGATCTGAAGCCCAAGGCCGGCTCCTTCGATCCCATGGCCGGGCTTTCCGGTTACGTGCCAGGCTGGACTGCTAAGGGCCACAAGGGCTACTGGGGCTACGCGTGGTATCGCATCCGCGTCCAGGTCAACGCGCACCCCGGAGAACGCCTTGCGCTCTCCGGCCCCGAAGGCGTCGACGATGTCTACCAGGTCTTCGCTAACGGCACTCTGCTTGGCAGCTTCGGAAGCTTTCCGGGCGGCGGCCGTGATCCCATCGTCTACAACGCGCAGCCCAGGATATTCGCGCTTCCCGCCGCAAACGACGCAGACGCGGGCACCCGCGTGCTGGCCTTTCGCGTCTGGATGATGCCGGTCACGCTGCGCGAGGATCCCGATGCGGGCGGCATGCACTCGCCTCCCCTGCTAGGCGATTACAACGCGGTCGGCGCACGCTACCAGCTCGCGTGGCTCGAACTCGTGCGCAGTTACGGCTCGCTGCCAATCCTCGCCGCACTGTATCTCCTGCTAGCCGTCATGGCCTCCAGCCTCGTCCTGTTCGACCCCAGGGACGTCACGTACCGCTGGCTGGCCGCGGTCTTCCTGGTGATGGCGATGGCGGACGCGGAGCAATGCCTGACCTCCTGGACCCAACTGGTCAGCGGCACCCTTGGACTCGTGGCTCATCACGTTATCTTCGATCCGCTCATCCTCGGTGGATGGGCCATCGTATGGTGGACCTGGTTCCGCCTGCGCCAGCCCGCGTGGATGCCTCGCGCCATCGCCGCCCTGACCCTGCTCTACGCTCTCTCCGAGGCGCTCGGGCGTGACCTGTTCTTCACCGCGATTCCAGCCTCTGTCGGTGGGGCCTTTCACTCCGCCACCGTATACATACGCCTTCTCTTCCTTATGCTGCTTGTGTTCCTCGCTGTCCGCGGCATTCAGCAGCAGAAAAGCGATGGCTGGCTCGCCCTGCCCGCGCTCCTGCTCGTCGGCATCGCGCGCTTCCAGCTTGAGCTTGCCATTCTGCATGTCCGGACCCACTGGTTCCCGTTCGGAATGCAGGTCAGCCTCGGCATGATCGCTCACTTGCTGCTGATCGCCGTCATCTTCATCCTCCTGATCCGGCGCGTGCTGCTCTCGGTGCGGCGGCAGCGTCAGCTGGCTCTCGATGTGAAGCAGGCGCAGGAGGTGCAGCAGGTCATCCTGCCCGAGCATCGCATTGTGCTTCACGGGTTCGAAATTGAAAGCGAGTACCGCCCCGCTCTCGAGGTAGGCGGCGACTTCTTCCAGATCATTCCCCACGCCTCCGATGACAGCCTGCTCATCGTCGCCGGCGACGTGGCGGGCAAAGGCCTTAAAGCAGGCATGCTGGTCGCTCTCCTCGTCGGCGCCATCCGCAGCACAGCGGAACTCGATCCCGAGCCGGCTGCGATCCTGGCAGCGTTGAACCGCCGCCTGCTCGGCCGCGGGGACGCCCGCGCCACCTGCCTCGCCCTTCGGATCCGCCGAGATGGCGCGGTAGTTCTCGCTAACGCCGGTCACCTGCCGCCCTATCTCAATGGAGTCCCCGTCGAGATCGAAGGCTCCCTTCCTCTAGGACTCGTCGAAAATCTCGAGTCCTCGATGCTCAAGTTCCAGCTATCCCCCAGCGACCGCCTGCTGCTCGTCTCCGATGGCGTGCCCGAAGCCACTGACCTGCAGGGCAAGCTCTTCGGTTTCGATCGCGTGCTCGAACTGGTCCGCACCCAGCCCACAGCCGAGAAAATCGCCGACGCCGCCCAGACCTTCGGCCAGGAGGACGACATCAGCGTGATCTCCGTGACGAGAGTTACCGTGGCTGAGCGGACCGAACAGCCCACACTGGCCGGAATACACACCGAGCAATAA
- a CDS encoding acyltransferase family protein, translating to MQKAAPRYHGLDTLRSVAILAVIGYHLLAFHGDTVPDWAVPMLRLGWMGVDLFFVLSGYLIASQLLRRYAAGSRPGLWEFYRNRLYRVLPAFFVVLGLYLVAPWFREAATSAPAWQYATFTFNLLAEHPAGKNFSHAWSLCVEEHFYLLFPLIVWAAMRRPSSRRGVALIAAFVLAGLAVRGWVLFHVLRPLADQDGFGNAFMRHIYYPTYSRLDGLLAGVSLAMVRTFRPEWWSLMARRGHMLLLLGVAITGGAVLLFDGHFPAETGTSVVSVLFGFPLVALGLACLVASALSTNGWLRLRVPGAQICATLAYCLYLTQKQMLHLTDAWFPRLGSVLWLVVYMTLCFAVAGVLHLCVERPFLKLRDRRRNLGAASDIKVDTSVPLNS from the coding sequence TTGCAAAAAGCTGCTCCTCGCTATCACGGGCTCGACACGCTGCGCAGTGTCGCGATTCTGGCTGTTATTGGCTATCACCTGCTGGCATTTCACGGGGACACCGTGCCCGACTGGGCGGTTCCGATGCTGCGCCTAGGGTGGATGGGCGTCGATCTGTTCTTCGTGCTCAGCGGATACCTGATTGCATCGCAACTGCTGCGCAGGTACGCGGCGGGTTCGCGGCCAGGGTTGTGGGAGTTTTATCGGAACAGGCTGTATCGCGTGCTGCCCGCGTTCTTCGTGGTGCTGGGGCTGTACCTCGTGGCGCCGTGGTTCCGGGAGGCGGCGACGAGTGCACCGGCGTGGCAGTATGCGACGTTCACGTTCAACCTGCTGGCGGAGCATCCGGCAGGAAAGAACTTTTCGCACGCGTGGTCGCTGTGCGTGGAGGAGCACTTCTACTTGCTCTTCCCGCTGATTGTGTGGGCGGCGATGCGGAGACCGTCGTCGCGTCGCGGCGTGGCGCTGATAGCGGCGTTTGTGCTGGCGGGATTGGCAGTGCGAGGGTGGGTCTTATTCCATGTTCTGCGCCCGCTGGCGGATCAGGATGGGTTCGGCAACGCGTTCATGCGCCACATCTACTATCCGACGTATAGCCGACTGGACGGGCTGTTGGCGGGAGTTTCGCTGGCGATGGTGAGGACGTTTCGGCCCGAGTGGTGGTCGCTGATGGCGCGGCGCGGGCACATGCTCTTGCTGCTGGGCGTGGCGATTACGGGCGGAGCGGTGCTGTTGTTCGACGGGCATTTTCCGGCGGAGACGGGCACATCTGTGGTCAGCGTGCTGTTTGGGTTTCCGCTGGTGGCGCTGGGGCTGGCATGCCTGGTGGCTTCGGCTTTGAGCACGAATGGATGGCTGCGGCTGAGGGTTCCGGGCGCGCAGATATGCGCCACGCTGGCGTATTGTCTCTACCTGACGCAAAAGCAGATGCTGCACCTTACAGACGCGTGGTTTCCGCGGCTGGGAAGCGTGCTTTGGCTAGTGGTGTACATGACGCTGTGTTTTGCGGTGGCAGGGGTGCTGCACCTGTGCGTGGAGCGGCCGTTCTTAAAGCTGCGCGATCGCCGTAGGAACTTGGGGGCCGCGAGCGATATAAAGGTTGACACCAGCGTTCCCCTGAATTCCTGA
- a CDS encoding NmrA family NAD(P)-binding protein produces MILVTGATGNVGSELIRNLHAAGAPVRALVRKENSAVPGGIECAVGDLSQPASISNALIGVTRVFLLGGYSDMPAVLNRLRIAKVQHVVLLSSRSIIGGQSSNAIVKMWMTSEDAVMSSGIPWTILRPSSFMSNALRWRSDIRASRPVRVHFPNIPIALIDPYDIAAAAAVVLTTGRQRNKTYELSGPIAMLPAEQLEILGRAIGRKLHAQFVPDNEAFADLLRQSSEEFADAIFRFYAKGEFDDSRVVSTVTHLTGQAPRSFEQWAINHASEFLES; encoded by the coding sequence ATGATCCTCGTAACAGGAGCGACCGGCAACGTCGGAAGTGAATTGATAAGGAATCTTCACGCCGCAGGAGCGCCTGTTCGCGCCCTCGTCAGAAAAGAAAACTCAGCAGTACCGGGTGGCATTGAATGCGCCGTCGGAGATCTCAGTCAACCCGCGAGCATCAGCAACGCGCTAATTGGCGTGACTCGCGTATTTCTGTTGGGCGGATACAGCGATATGCCCGCCGTCCTCAACCGGCTTCGCATAGCGAAAGTTCAGCATGTTGTCTTGTTGTCTTCACGCTCGATTATCGGCGGGCAATCCTCAAACGCGATTGTGAAGATGTGGATGACTTCTGAAGACGCCGTGATGTCATCCGGGATTCCTTGGACAATTCTTCGTCCGAGCAGCTTTATGTCGAATGCTTTGCGCTGGCGATCCGATATTCGGGCAAGCAGACCCGTGCGGGTTCACTTTCCGAATATTCCGATCGCGTTGATCGATCCTTACGACATAGCTGCCGCAGCCGCCGTTGTCCTCACGACCGGGAGACAGCGGAACAAAACGTACGAGCTGAGTGGGCCGATCGCCATGCTGCCCGCAGAACAATTGGAGATTCTTGGACGAGCAATAGGCAGGAAACTCCACGCTCAGTTTGTGCCCGACAACGAAGCCTTTGCAGATCTACTCAGACAGAGTTCCGAAGAGTTTGCGGATGCAATCTTTCGATTTTATGCAAAAGGCGAATTCGACGACTCGAGGGTTGTGTCTACCGTGACTCACCTGACTGGGCAAGCACCCCGTTCTTTTGAACAGTGGGCGATCAATCATGCATCTGAATTTCTTGAGAGCTAA